The following coding sequences are from one Collimonas arenae window:
- a CDS encoding MurR/RpiR family transcriptional regulator: protein MSHSFDIVSRIAERSGQLRLAEQKVAQAILGDLPFAASASIQTLAKQAGVSEASVTRFAKAIGCRDVRELKMNLAQAAAIGQRFLRADSPVAEDQLPQIVDTIYADIHKVLEVNRALLSQEALQQAAQALLQARMIYAFGMGGGSTMLSDEARYRLVRLGRPVATYHDAMLQRMVAATLDKNDVVLVLSTTGNVPELNANCAVAKAYGVRLLAITALGSPLAAMADVLLPLKSLETDFIFKPSSSRYAMMMALDVLMAELALLQKDHSQELLRRLKFTLDAHRGGSNREPLGD, encoded by the coding sequence ATGTCTCATTCATTCGATATCGTGTCGCGCATCGCCGAACGCAGCGGGCAATTGCGCCTGGCTGAGCAAAAGGTGGCGCAGGCGATCCTGGGCGACTTGCCGTTCGCCGCCAGCGCCAGCATCCAGACGCTGGCCAAGCAGGCCGGCGTCAGCGAAGCCAGCGTTACCCGTTTCGCCAAAGCCATCGGTTGCCGAGACGTGCGCGAACTGAAGATGAATCTGGCGCAGGCGGCGGCGATCGGTCAGCGTTTCTTGCGGGCCGACAGCCCAGTTGCCGAAGATCAGTTGCCGCAGATTGTCGACACCATTTATGCCGATATCCACAAAGTGCTGGAAGTGAACCGCGCTTTGCTGAGTCAGGAGGCATTGCAGCAAGCGGCGCAAGCCTTGCTGCAGGCGCGCATGATTTACGCCTTTGGTATGGGCGGCGGCTCGACTATGCTGTCCGATGAGGCACGTTATCGCTTGGTGCGCCTAGGGCGTCCGGTTGCGACCTATCACGATGCCATGTTGCAAAGAATGGTGGCCGCGACACTCGACAAGAACGATGTGGTGCTGGTCCTGTCGACCACCGGCAACGTGCCTGAGCTTAATGCCAACTGCGCGGTCGCCAAAGCGTACGGCGTGCGGTTGTTGGCGATCACGGCGCTTGGTTCGCCGCTGGCGGCGATGGCCGATGTGCTGTTGCCGCTAAAGTCGCTGGAAACCGATTTTATTTTCAAGCCGTCGTCGTCGCGCTACGCCATGATGATGGCGCTGGATGTGCTGATGGCAGAGTTGGCGTTGCTACAGAAGGATCACAGCCAGGAGTTGCTGCGGCGCCTGAAATTCACGCTGGATGCGCATCGCGGTGGCAGCAATCGCGAGCCGTTGGGGGATTGA
- a CDS encoding N-acyl-D-amino-acid deacylase family protein, whose amino-acid sequence MSSETNMDLNNMEVRHCDTLIINASVIDGSGSAPFAADVAVDGGRIARIATDGSLRSWHALQVIDGSGKVLSPGFIDVHTHDDTNVIRTPSMLPKLSQGVTTVVVGNCGISAAPVSLKAEPPDPMNLLGEAGAFSYPTFASYVEAVNRAQPSINVAALVGHTALRSNQMDRLDRAATESEIAAMCAQLSEALAHGALGLSTGLAYGNAINAPTAEVLALAEPLANAGGIYATHLRSEFADILEAMDEAFRIGKHARVPVVISHLKCAGVENWGRSAEVLEALEQAQRYQPVGCDCYPYTASSSTLDLKQVTDTIDIMVTWSEPHPAMGGKLLAEIAAEWQVDLMEAARRLQPAGAVYHCMQDDDVNRILSHPASVVGSDGLPNDPLPHPRLWGAFPRVLGYYSREQKLFPLTVAIRKMTGLSAERFGLTERGLVREGYWADLVLFDPDTVRDAATFSDPMQPAEGIEAVWVNGALSYLGGTEKAATALRAGRFLARQAAAPAVVA is encoded by the coding sequence ATGAGTAGTGAAACCAATATGGATTTGAACAACATGGAAGTACGCCATTGCGACACGTTGATCATCAATGCGTCGGTGATTGACGGCAGCGGCAGTGCGCCGTTTGCCGCCGACGTGGCAGTCGATGGTGGCCGCATCGCGCGGATCGCCACTGATGGTTCCTTGCGCAGCTGGCATGCGCTGCAGGTGATAGACGGCAGCGGCAAGGTGCTTAGCCCCGGCTTCATCGACGTCCACACCCATGACGACACCAACGTCATCCGCACGCCCAGCATGCTGCCCAAGTTGTCGCAAGGCGTGACTACCGTGGTGGTTGGTAATTGCGGCATCAGCGCGGCGCCGGTCAGCCTCAAGGCGGAACCGCCGGATCCGATGAACCTGCTGGGCGAAGCCGGCGCGTTCAGCTATCCGACTTTCGCCAGTTACGTCGAAGCCGTCAACCGTGCCCAGCCATCGATCAATGTGGCGGCGCTGGTCGGCCACACGGCCTTGCGCAGCAACCAGATGGATCGCCTCGACCGTGCCGCCACCGAATCCGAAATCGCCGCCATGTGCGCCCAGTTGAGCGAAGCGCTGGCGCATGGCGCGCTGGGCCTCAGTACCGGCCTGGCCTATGGCAATGCGATCAATGCGCCGACTGCCGAAGTGCTGGCCTTGGCGGAGCCGCTGGCCAACGCTGGTGGTATCTACGCGACCCATTTGCGCAGCGAATTTGCCGACATCCTGGAAGCAATGGACGAGGCTTTCCGCATCGGCAAGCATGCCCGCGTGCCAGTCGTGATTTCGCACCTGAAGTGCGCCGGCGTCGAAAACTGGGGCCGTAGCGCCGAAGTGCTGGAAGCCCTGGAGCAGGCGCAACGCTACCAGCCGGTTGGTTGCGACTGCTATCCCTATACCGCCAGCTCATCGACGCTCGACCTGAAGCAGGTGACCGACACTATCGACATCATGGTGACTTGGTCGGAACCGCATCCGGCAATGGGCGGCAAGCTGCTGGCTGAGATCGCCGCCGAATGGCAGGTTGATCTGATGGAAGCGGCGCGCCGCCTGCAACCGGCCGGCGCCGTCTATCACTGCATGCAGGATGACGACGTCAATCGCATCCTGAGCCATCCGGCCAGCGTGGTCGGCTCCGACGGTTTGCCCAATGATCCGTTGCCGCATCCGCGCCTGTGGGGCGCCTTTCCACGCGTGCTCGGTTATTACAGCCGCGAACAAAAACTGTTCCCGCTGACGGTGGCGATCCGCAAGATGACGGGTTTGTCTGCCGAACGCTTCGGCCTGACTGAGCGTGGGTTGGTGCGTGAGGGTTATTGGGCCGACCTGGTTCTGTTTGACCCTGATACCGTGCGCGATGCGGCGACTTTTTCCGATCCGATGCAGCCGGCTGAGGGTATCGAGGCGGTGTGGGTGAACGGCGCCTTGTCCTATCTGGGCGGTACGGAAAAGGCCGCCACTGCATTGCGTGCCGGGCGTTTCCTGGCAAGGCAGGCAGCGGCGCCTGCAGTGGTTGCTTAA
- the ppk1 gene encoding polyphosphate kinase 1, whose protein sequence is MTFPLLNRELGVLAFNERVLAQAEDPTVPLLERLRFVCITSSNLDEFSEIRMSGLQEQIRVAVDGVTPDGMSLQHAYSTISDRAQKLVARQYALFNEVLLPALNTEGIAFYQESEWDEQQTAWAHEFFKTELLPVLTPIGLDPAHPFPRVLNKSLNFAVKLSGKDAFGRETELAIVQAPRVLPRLVRMPENLSKHAYGFVLLSSFMQRFVGELFPGLSIGGCYQFRVTRNSDLFVDEDEVTDLRLALQGELPTRQLGNAVRLEVADGTPASLVQRLLNQNGLTPGDCYRVNGAVNLVRLMPLPDLVDRPDLKFTPHTPVLPKTFVTGASVFDVIDQSDVLLHHPYESFQPVLELLQQAAIDPDVLAIKQTIYRTGNDSPLMSALMQAAKNGKEVTVVLELMARFDEETNIGWAAKLEAVGAHVVYGVFGYKTHAKMLLIVRRKRHAKHTKLKRYVHLGTGNYHPKTARLYTDFGLMTNDDKICEDVHNVFQQLTGFGKQVPLKRLWQSPFTLHANVLNAIQKEVDAAKAGKQGYIIAKMNALLEPTVIEALYLASQAGVKIQLLIRGVCALQPGVPGLSENIKVRSIIGRFLEHHRVFYFYADGEEHVMLSSADWMDRNLFRRIETAFPIQDSKLKRRVIEESLLVHLQDNASAWDMDSDGSYRKADPGDATPLVSQTDLLSRF, encoded by the coding sequence ATGACCTTTCCATTGCTCAATCGCGAACTCGGCGTACTCGCCTTCAATGAACGCGTCCTGGCGCAAGCCGAAGACCCGACGGTGCCGTTGCTCGAACGGCTACGGTTTGTCTGCATCACTAGTAGCAACCTGGATGAATTTTCAGAGATTCGCATGTCCGGCCTGCAGGAGCAGATCCGGGTCGCGGTGGATGGCGTGACGCCGGATGGGATGTCGCTGCAGCATGCCTATAGCACCATCAGCGATCGCGCCCAGAAACTGGTCGCGCGGCAGTATGCATTGTTCAATGAGGTGCTGCTGCCGGCCTTGAATACGGAAGGTATCGCCTTCTATCAAGAGTCCGAGTGGGACGAACAGCAGACCGCCTGGGCGCATGAATTTTTCAAGACTGAGCTGTTGCCGGTACTGACGCCGATCGGCCTGGATCCGGCCCATCCGTTTCCGCGCGTGCTCAACAAAAGTTTGAATTTCGCCGTCAAGCTGAGCGGCAAGGATGCTTTCGGTCGCGAGACTGAACTGGCGATCGTCCAGGCGCCGCGCGTGCTGCCACGGTTGGTGCGGATGCCTGAGAATCTGTCGAAGCATGCTTACGGCTTTGTCTTGCTGAGCAGTTTCATGCAACGCTTTGTCGGTGAACTGTTTCCGGGTTTGTCGATTGGCGGCTGCTACCAGTTTCGCGTGACGCGCAACAGCGACTTGTTTGTCGATGAGGACGAAGTTACCGATTTGCGGCTGGCCTTGCAGGGCGAGTTGCCAACGCGCCAGCTGGGCAATGCAGTGCGCCTGGAAGTCGCCGACGGTACGCCGGCTTCGCTGGTGCAGCGTTTACTGAACCAGAATGGCCTCACCCCCGGCGATTGCTATCGGGTCAACGGCGCAGTCAACCTGGTGCGCCTGATGCCACTGCCCGATCTGGTTGATCGGCCCGACTTGAAATTCACGCCGCATACGCCGGTGCTGCCGAAAACCTTCGTCACTGGCGCTTCGGTGTTCGACGTGATCGATCAGAGTGATGTGCTGCTGCATCATCCGTATGAAAGTTTCCAACCGGTGCTGGAGCTGCTACAACAGGCGGCTATCGATCCGGATGTGCTGGCGATCAAACAGACCATTTATCGCACCGGCAACGATTCACCGCTGATGAGCGCGCTGATGCAAGCGGCCAAGAACGGCAAGGAAGTGACAGTGGTGCTGGAGCTGATGGCGCGCTTCGACGAAGAAACCAATATCGGCTGGGCGGCCAAGCTGGAAGCGGTTGGCGCCCATGTGGTGTACGGCGTGTTCGGCTACAAGACGCATGCCAAGATGTTGCTGATTGTGCGTCGCAAGCGCCACGCCAAGCACACCAAACTGAAGCGCTATGTGCATCTCGGCACCGGCAACTATCATCCGAAAACCGCTCGCCTATACACCGATTTCGGCTTGATGACGAACGACGACAAGATCTGCGAAGACGTGCATAACGTGTTCCAGCAACTGACCGGATTTGGCAAGCAGGTGCCGCTCAAGCGTCTCTGGCAATCGCCGTTTACCTTGCATGCGAATGTGCTCAATGCGATCCAGAAGGAAGTCGATGCGGCCAAGGCGGGCAAGCAGGGCTACATCATCGCCAAGATGAATGCGCTGCTGGAGCCGACCGTGATCGAAGCGCTGTACCTGGCCTCGCAGGCCGGGGTCAAGATCCAACTCCTGATTCGCGGCGTGTGTGCGTTGCAGCCGGGTGTACCGGGCTTGTCGGAAAACATCAAGGTACGTTCCATCATCGGCCGTTTCCTGGAACACCACCGGGTCTTTTATTTTTACGCCGATGGCGAAGAGCATGTGATGCTGTCGAGCGCTGACTGGATGGACCGCAATTTATTCCGCCGTATCGAAACTGCTTTCCCGATCCAGGACAGCAAGCTCAAGCGGCGCGTAATTGAAGAAAGCCTGCTGGTGCATTTGCAGGACAATGCATCGGCCTGGGATATGGACAGCGACGGCAGCTATCGCAAAGCCGATCCTGGCGATGCCACGCCGCTGGTCAGCCAGACCGATCTGCTGAGCCGCTTCTGA
- a CDS encoding GntP family permease produces MEMVQGSTLLLYAVIAVIALVVLIAKFKMNPFIVLIVVSVILGLVVGMPMASIVKSYETGVGGALGHIALVVGLGTMFGKMMAESGGAERIANTLIGAFGPKRVHWAMMVVALIVGLPVFFEVGFVLLIPIAFNVAKRTGTNMIMVGIPMVAGLSVVHGLIPPHPAALFAVTAYNADIGRTIMYALIVGIPTAIIAGPLFAKLISRFVVPNPDNPLIAQFVEEDKKRELPGFGITIFTILLPVALMLIGSWADLFFTPKTFANDFLRLMGNSVIALLIATLVSFYTFGKARGFDRESILKFTTECLAPIAGITLIVGAGAGFGRILIDGGVSKAIVELANNAHLSPLLLGWFVAALIRVATGSATVAMTTACGIVAPIVTAGGVAVRPELMVLATGAGSLILSHVNDGGFWLVKEYFNMTVTETFKTWTVCETIISVVALLLTLGLATVV; encoded by the coding sequence ATGGAGATGGTTCAGGGAAGTACGTTGCTGCTCTATGCAGTGATTGCGGTGATTGCACTGGTGGTGCTGATCGCCAAGTTCAAGATGAATCCATTCATCGTGCTGATCGTTGTGTCGGTGATCTTGGGCCTGGTGGTCGGCATGCCGATGGCCAGCATCGTCAAATCTTACGAAACCGGGGTTGGCGGCGCGCTTGGGCATATTGCGCTGGTGGTCGGTTTGGGTACCATGTTCGGCAAGATGATGGCCGAATCTGGCGGCGCGGAACGGATCGCCAACACGCTGATCGGCGCGTTCGGCCCCAAGCGGGTGCACTGGGCCATGATGGTGGTGGCGCTGATCGTCGGCTTGCCGGTATTCTTCGAAGTCGGTTTCGTGCTGCTGATCCCGATCGCTTTCAACGTCGCCAAACGTACTGGCACCAACATGATCATGGTCGGTATTCCAATGGTTGCCGGTCTGTCTGTAGTGCATGGCCTGATCCCGCCGCATCCTGCCGCGCTGTTCGCCGTGACCGCCTACAATGCCGATATTGGCCGCACCATCATGTATGCGCTGATCGTCGGCATTCCGACGGCGATTATTGCTGGCCCGTTGTTTGCCAAACTGATCAGCCGTTTCGTCGTGCCTAACCCTGATAATCCACTCATCGCGCAATTCGTCGAAGAAGACAAGAAACGCGAACTGCCGGGTTTCGGTATCACCATTTTCACCATCCTGCTGCCTGTGGCACTGATGCTGATTGGCAGCTGGGCCGATCTGTTCTTCACGCCGAAAACCTTTGCCAACGATTTCCTGCGTCTGATGGGTAACTCGGTGATCGCGCTGCTGATTGCGACACTGGTCAGCTTCTACACATTCGGCAAGGCGCGTGGCTTTGATCGCGAATCGATCCTGAAATTCACCACCGAGTGTCTGGCGCCAATCGCTGGGATTACCCTGATTGTTGGCGCTGGCGCCGGTTTTGGCCGCATCCTGATCGACGGTGGCGTCTCCAAGGCAATCGTCGAGCTGGCCAATAATGCGCATCTGTCGCCATTGCTGTTGGGTTGGTTCGTCGCTGCATTGATTCGCGTTGCCACTGGCTCAGCGACAGTCGCGATGACGACGGCCTGCGGTATTGTCGCGCCTATTGTCACGGCTGGCGGTGTCGCCGTGCGACCAGAACTGATGGTGCTGGCAACCGGCGCTGGTTCGCTGATTCTGTCGCACGTCAATGACGGCGGTTTCTGGCTGGTCAAGGAATATTTCAACATGACCGTGACGGAAACTTTCAAAACCTGGACCGTGTGCGAAACCATCATTTCGGTGGTGGCCTTGTTGCTGACATTGGGGTTGGCTACGGTGGTCTGA
- a CDS encoding RidA family protein — MTIKRYGVEGGSGTGGQHLPFARAVEADGWLYVSGQVAMVNGEVIDGGIVAQSHQTIQNVLAILKEAGYGPEHVVRCGVWLDDTRDFQSFNRVFKEYFGANPPARACVQSSMVVDCKVEVDCIAYKK, encoded by the coding sequence ATGACAATCAAACGATATGGTGTTGAAGGTGGTTCCGGAACCGGTGGACAGCATTTGCCGTTCGCACGTGCGGTGGAAGCCGACGGCTGGCTGTATGTGTCCGGCCAGGTGGCGATGGTGAATGGCGAAGTGATCGATGGCGGCATCGTCGCGCAATCGCATCAGACCATCCAGAATGTGCTGGCGATCTTGAAGGAAGCCGGTTATGGTCCGGAACATGTGGTGCGTTGTGGCGTCTGGCTCGACGACACGCGCGATTTCCAGTCGTTCAATCGTGTATTCAAGGAATACTTTGGCGCCAATCCGCCGGCCCGTGCCTGTGTGCAGTCGAGCATGGTGGTGGATTGCAAGGTTGAAGTCGACTGTATCGCTTATAAAAAGTAA
- a CDS encoding amino acid deaminase: protein MNVTNYHTDTANPIIDPLNKGLGAFQQALPATDVKALNWNLLHEDLSLPTAVLYEERMTHNLQWMQQFVTEYGVKLAPHGKTTMAPKLFAHQLAGGAWGITLATAHQTRVAYQHGVRRVIMANQLVGKQNMAIISDLLADLSFDFCCLVDSADGVDQLGAFFKGRNQKLNVLLELGADGGRTGVRNAEQQTAVLDAIARWPDHIVLAGVELYEGVLKEEADIRSFLQHAVACTKQLAKDGRFAERAARQPVILTGAGSAWYDVVADEFVKTDIGLPLDVVLRPGCYLTHDVGIYRAAQAQIQTRNPIARKMRTELLPALQLWAYVQSIPETGKAIIALGKRDAAFDAGLPLPAAHYRPGSIAPTATPAHWQLTGMMDQHAYLQINAGDDIKVGDMIGFDISHPCLTFDKWRHIAVLNPQHEVVDVIQTFF from the coding sequence ATGAATGTTACAAACTATCACACTGATACAGCGAACCCGATCATCGATCCACTGAACAAAGGACTGGGCGCATTTCAACAAGCCTTACCCGCCACAGACGTCAAGGCCCTGAACTGGAACCTGCTGCACGAAGACCTGAGCCTGCCGACCGCAGTGCTGTATGAAGAACGCATGACGCACAACCTGCAATGGATGCAACAGTTCGTCACCGAATATGGCGTCAAGCTGGCCCCGCACGGCAAAACCACGATGGCGCCGAAGCTGTTCGCACACCAGTTGGCCGGCGGCGCGTGGGGCATCACGCTAGCTACCGCACATCAGACCCGGGTAGCCTACCAGCATGGCGTACGCCGCGTGATCATGGCCAACCAATTGGTCGGCAAACAAAACATGGCGATCATTTCCGACCTGCTGGCCGACCTGTCCTTCGATTTCTGCTGCCTGGTCGATTCAGCTGACGGCGTCGATCAACTCGGTGCGTTCTTCAAGGGTCGCAATCAAAAGCTAAACGTATTGCTGGAACTAGGCGCCGACGGCGGCCGCACCGGCGTGCGCAACGCCGAGCAGCAAACTGCCGTGCTGGATGCCATCGCGCGCTGGCCTGATCACATCGTGCTGGCCGGGGTCGAACTCTATGAAGGCGTGTTGAAGGAAGAAGCCGATATCCGCAGCTTCCTGCAACATGCGGTGGCATGCACCAAACAACTGGCCAAGGATGGCCGCTTTGCCGAACGCGCCGCCCGCCAGCCGGTGATCCTGACCGGCGCCGGTTCTGCCTGGTACGACGTAGTTGCCGACGAATTCGTCAAGACCGACATCGGCCTGCCGCTGGATGTGGTGCTGCGTCCCGGTTGCTACCTGACCCACGATGTCGGTATCTACCGCGCGGCGCAGGCACAGATCCAGACCCGCAATCCAATCGCGCGCAAAATGCGCACTGAGCTGCTGCCGGCATTGCAACTGTGGGCTTATGTGCAATCGATTCCCGAAACCGGCAAAGCCATCATCGCCCTTGGCAAGCGCGACGCCGCATTTGACGCTGGCTTGCCACTGCCTGCCGCCCACTATCGTCCTGGCAGCATCGCACCGACTGCAACGCCGGCACACTGGCAGCTGACCGGCATGATGGACCAGCACGCCTACCTGCAGATCAATGCGGGCGACGACATCAAGGTCGGCGACATGATCGGCTTCGATATTTCGCATCCTTGCCTGACCTTCGACAAATGGCGTCACATTGCCGTGCTCAATCCACAGCACGAAGTGGTCGACGTGATCCAGACATTCTTTTAA
- a CDS encoding sugar kinase: MTIDILAYGEAMVEFNQRADDARMYLQGFGGDTSNFCIAAARQGALTGYISALGNDHFGQQLRNLWQAEQVDATHVLHDQQAASGVYFVSHDEDGHHFDYLRAGSAASRYTSAQLPLQAIADAKLLHLSGISLAISESACDAGLAAMAHARKHGVRTSLDTNLRLKLWPLERAREKMREAFALCDICLPSWDDVSILTGLDDRDAIVDALLSYGIGLVAFKLGAEGCYVATREERRLVPAYTVDAIDATGAGDCFGGAFIARLAAGDDPLAAARYANVCAALSTTGYGAVAPIPLAAQVEKILDSK; encoded by the coding sequence ATGACGATAGATATCCTAGCCTACGGCGAAGCAATGGTGGAGTTCAACCAGCGCGCCGACGATGCACGCATGTATTTGCAGGGTTTCGGCGGCGACACCTCGAACTTTTGTATCGCCGCAGCGCGCCAAGGCGCACTAACCGGCTATATCAGCGCGCTTGGCAACGATCATTTCGGACAGCAGCTGCGCAATCTGTGGCAGGCCGAACAAGTCGATGCCACACATGTACTCCACGATCAGCAAGCGGCCAGTGGCGTCTATTTCGTTTCGCACGACGAGGATGGCCACCACTTCGACTACCTGCGCGCAGGTTCCGCCGCCAGCCGTTACACCAGTGCGCAACTGCCGTTGCAGGCCATCGCCGACGCCAAGCTGCTGCACCTGTCCGGCATCAGCCTGGCGATCAGCGAATCGGCTTGCGATGCCGGCCTGGCCGCAATGGCGCATGCACGCAAACACGGCGTGCGTACTTCGCTCGACACCAACCTGCGACTGAAATTATGGCCACTGGAACGTGCCCGAGAAAAAATGCGTGAAGCGTTCGCGCTGTGCGATATCTGCCTGCCGAGCTGGGACGATGTCAGCATCCTGACCGGTCTCGACGACCGCGATGCGATTGTCGATGCCTTGCTGTCATACGGTATCGGCCTGGTCGCCTTCAAGCTTGGCGCCGAAGGCTGCTACGTCGCCACTCGCGAAGAACGCCGTTTAGTGCCTGCCTACACAGTTGATGCGATCGACGCCACCGGAGCTGGCGATTGCTTTGGCGGGGCCTTCATTGCGCGCCTGGCAGCTGGCGACGATCCATTAGCAGCTGCCCGTTACGCAAATGTTTGTGCGGCCCTGTCGACTACTGGCTATGGTGCCGTGGCGCCGATCCCGCTGGCTGCGCAAGTGGAAAAGATATTGGACTCGAAGTAG